Proteins from one Acidobacteriota bacterium genomic window:
- a CDS encoding TetR/AcrR family transcriptional regulator, translated as MGTKERRQREAENRRKDILDAARKLFWENGFSGTSIPGIAREAELAPGTLYLYFPGKEALYVELLLEGYAILHARLAAAARRRGSPRNRALAVLDVFLGFAREYPAYYDIIFFLVQRERSGGWEGNFPGEAVARVRQVETACKAIAGEALSGLGVPPERLPETLEAVWSMLSGVIFHFGSDPGGKRVLDRARELLVTALAAEAAEGSGARSSSSER; from the coding sequence ATGGGAACGAAGGAAAGACGGCAGCGGGAGGCGGAAAATCGCCGGAAGGACATCCTGGACGCCGCCCGGAAACTGTTCTGGGAGAACGGATTTTCCGGGACGTCCATCCCCGGGATCGCCCGGGAGGCGGAACTGGCGCCGGGGACGCTCTACCTCTACTTCCCCGGGAAGGAGGCGCTCTACGTGGAACTGCTGCTGGAGGGCTACGCCATCCTGCACGCGCGCCTCGCCGCGGCCGCCCGCCGCAGGGGCAGCCCCCGGAACCGGGCCCTGGCCGTCCTCGACGTCTTCCTGGGGTTCGCCCGGGAGTACCCCGCGTACTACGACATCATCTTCTTCCTGGTCCAGCGGGAGCGCAGCGGGGGCTGGGAGGGCAACTTCCCCGGGGAGGCGGTGGCCCGGGTGCGGCAGGTGGAGACCGCCTGCAAGGCCATCGCCGGGGAGGCGTTGTCCGGCCTGGGGGTCCCCCCGGAACGGCTCCCCGAGACCCTGGAGGCGGTGTGGAGCATGCTCTCGGGCGTGATCTTCCACTTCGGGTCCGACCCGGGCGGGAAACGCGTCCTGGACCGGGCCCGGGAACTGCTCGTCACCGCCCTGGCCGCCGAGGCCGCGGAAGGATCCGGAGCAAGGAGCTCGTCAAGTGAACGTTGA